The following proteins are encoded in a genomic region of Kosakonia oryzae:
- the nudE gene encoding ADP compounds hydrolase NudE, whose amino-acid sequence MSKSLQKPTILNVETVASSRLFNVESVDLEFSNGVRRVYERMRPSTHEAVMIVPIVDEHLILIREYAVGTESYELGFSKGLIDPGESIYEAANRELKEEVGFGAKELTFLKKLSMAPSYFSSKMNIIVAEDLYPESLPGDEPEPLPQVRWPLKHLMDLLEDPDFNEARNVSALFLVREWLKGQGRL is encoded by the coding sequence ATGAGCAAATCATTGCAAAAACCCACCATTCTTAACGTAGAAACGGTCGCCTCTTCACGACTTTTTAACGTTGAAAGCGTGGATCTGGAGTTCAGCAACGGTGTGCGCCGTGTTTACGAGCGCATGCGTCCCTCTACGCACGAAGCAGTAATGATTGTGCCGATTGTGGACGAGCACCTGATTCTGATCCGCGAATACGCCGTTGGAACCGAATCTTACGAGCTGGGGTTTTCCAAAGGGCTTATCGATCCCGGTGAGAGTATATACGAAGCGGCGAACCGTGAGTTAAAAGAAGAAGTAGGATTTGGCGCAAAAGAGCTTACTTTCCTGAAAAAACTCAGTATGGCCCCCTCCTATTTCTCCAGCAAGATGAACATTATCGTGGCGGAAGATCTTTATCCGGAGTCGCTGCCGGGCGATGAACCGGAGCCGCTGCCGCAGGTGCGCTGGCCGCTGAAGCACTTGATGGATTTGCTGGAAGACCCGGATTTCAATGAAGCCCGCAATGTCAGCGCGCTGTTTTTAGTGCGTGAATGGCTAAAAGGGCAGGGTCGGCTCTGA
- the mrcA gene encoding peptidoglycan glycosyltransferase/peptidoglycan DD-transpeptidase MrcA, translating into MKFVKYLFILAVFCILLGAGSIYGLYKYIEPQLPDVATLKDVRLQIPMQVYSADGELIAQYGEKRRIPLTLSQIPPELVKAFIATEDSRFYEHHGVDPVGIFRAASVALFSGHASQGASTITQQLARNFFLSPERTMMRKIKEVFLAIRIEQLLSKDEILELYLNKIYLGYRAYGVGAAAQVYFGKSVDQLTLSEMAVIAGLPKAPSTFNPLYSLDRATARRNVVLARMESEGYITEQQADQARSEAIDANYHAPEIAFSAPYLSEMVRQDMVARYGDKAYEDGYRVYTTITRKVQQAAQDAVRNNVMDYDMRHGYRGPSNVLWKIGEPAWDSKKITDSLKTLPTYGPLSPAVVTSANPQEAVAMMADGTSVSLRMDGIRWARPYRSDTQQGATPRKVTDAVQAGQQIWVRQVDNAWWLAQVPDVNSALVSINPHNGAVLALVGGFDFNQSKFNRATQALRQVGSNIKPFLYTAAMDKGLTLASILNDAPISRWDVGAGSDWRPKNSPDEYAGPIRLRQGLGQSKNVVMVRAMRAMGVDYAAEYLQRFGFPAQNIVHTESLALGSASFTPMQVARGYSVMANGGFLVDPYYITKIENDQGNVLFEARPKVACADCDIPVIYGETPKSNVLENKDMENVATSLEQQNSSVPQPQLEQANQALVQRSGGEEYAPHVISTPLSFLIKSALNSNIFGEPGWQGTGWRAGRDLKRNDIGGKTGTTNSSKDAWFSGYGPGVVTSVWIGFDDHRRDLGRTTASGAIKDQISGYEGGAKSAQPAWDAYMKVVLDGVPEDPLTPPPGVVTVNIDRSTGQLASGGSSRQEYFIEGTQPTQQAVHEVGTTIIDNGETHELF; encoded by the coding sequence GTGAAGTTCGTAAAGTATTTATTCATCCTTGCAGTCTTTTGCATTCTGCTGGGAGCAGGCTCGATTTACGGTCTGTACAAATATATTGAGCCACAGTTACCCGATGTCGCGACGCTCAAAGACGTCCGGTTACAGATTCCAATGCAGGTATACAGCGCAGATGGCGAATTGATCGCGCAGTATGGTGAAAAGCGCCGTATCCCGCTGACCCTGAGCCAAATTCCGCCAGAACTGGTAAAAGCGTTTATCGCGACTGAAGATAGCCGTTTTTATGAGCACCATGGTGTTGACCCGGTGGGGATTTTCCGTGCCGCCAGCGTCGCGCTCTTCTCCGGTCATGCATCACAGGGAGCCAGTACCATTACGCAGCAGTTAGCGCGTAACTTCTTCCTGAGCCCGGAACGCACCATGATGCGTAAAATCAAAGAGGTGTTCCTGGCGATCCGTATTGAGCAGTTGTTGAGCAAAGACGAGATCCTTGAGCTTTACCTCAACAAAATCTACCTCGGTTATCGCGCTTATGGCGTGGGCGCTGCGGCACAGGTCTATTTTGGTAAGTCAGTCGATCAACTGACGCTAAGTGAAATGGCGGTCATCGCCGGTCTACCGAAAGCGCCATCGACTTTTAACCCGCTCTATTCCCTTGACCGGGCAACCGCACGTCGTAACGTTGTGCTGGCGCGTATGGAAAGTGAAGGCTATATCACTGAACAGCAAGCCGACCAGGCGCGCAGCGAGGCGATAGACGCAAACTACCATGCGCCGGAAATCGCCTTCTCCGCCCCTTATCTTTCCGAGATGGTGCGTCAGGATATGGTCGCCCGTTATGGCGACAAAGCCTATGAGGATGGCTACCGCGTTTACACCACCATTACGCGTAAAGTGCAGCAGGCTGCGCAGGACGCCGTACGCAATAACGTGATGGATTACGACATGCGCCACGGCTATCGTGGTCCGTCGAATGTGTTGTGGAAAATCGGTGAACCCGCGTGGGACAGTAAAAAAATCACTGACTCGCTGAAAACGCTGCCGACTTACGGGCCGCTCTCTCCGGCGGTCGTCACCAGCGCAAATCCCCAGGAAGCCGTGGCGATGATGGCTGATGGCACATCGGTTTCATTGCGCATGGACGGCATCCGCTGGGCTCGCCCTTACCGCTCAGATACGCAGCAAGGCGCCACGCCACGTAAAGTGACGGATGCCGTACAGGCCGGGCAACAGATTTGGGTGCGCCAGGTCGATAACGCCTGGTGGCTGGCACAGGTGCCGGATGTGAACTCTGCGCTGGTCTCTATCAACCCGCATAATGGCGCGGTACTGGCGCTGGTCGGCGGCTTTGACTTTAACCAGAGCAAGTTTAACCGTGCAACCCAGGCGCTGCGCCAGGTGGGTTCGAACATCAAGCCGTTCCTGTACACGGCGGCGATGGATAAAGGTCTGACGCTGGCAAGTATCCTCAACGATGCCCCGATTTCCCGCTGGGATGTGGGTGCAGGTTCCGACTGGCGGCCAAAGAACTCGCCGGATGAATATGCCGGTCCAATCCGTCTGCGCCAGGGGCTGGGGCAATCGAAGAACGTAGTGATGGTACGTGCAATGCGTGCGATGGGCGTTGATTATGCCGCAGAGTATTTGCAGCGCTTCGGTTTCCCGGCACAAAACATTGTGCATACTGAATCGCTGGCGCTGGGCTCAGCCTCATTTACGCCGATGCAGGTGGCAAGAGGCTATTCGGTGATGGCGAACGGTGGGTTCCTGGTCGATCCGTACTACATCACGAAAATCGAAAACGATCAGGGCAATGTGCTGTTTGAGGCGCGCCCGAAAGTGGCCTGCGCCGATTGCGACATTCCGGTGATTTACGGCGAAACGCCGAAATCAAATGTGCTGGAAAACAAAGATATGGAAAACGTCGCCACGTCGCTGGAGCAGCAAAACAGCTCGGTGCCGCAGCCACAACTGGAGCAGGCAAACCAGGCGCTGGTTCAGCGCAGCGGCGGTGAAGAGTATGCGCCGCATGTAATTAGTACGCCGCTGTCGTTCCTGATTAAAAGTGCGCTGAACAGCAACATCTTTGGCGAACCTGGCTGGCAGGGTACGGGCTGGCGCGCGGGACGCGATCTCAAGCGTAACGATATCGGCGGTAAAACCGGCACCACCAACAGCTCGAAAGATGCCTGGTTCTCCGGTTATGGTCCGGGCGTTGTCACTTCCGTATGGATCGGTTTTGACGATCATCGTCGCGATCTGGGGCGAACCACTGCTTCCGGCGCGATCAAAGATCAGATTTCCGGCTACGAAGGCGGTGCGAAAAGCGCCCAGCCAGCCTGGGATGCTTACATGAAAGTGGTGCTGGATGGTGTGCCGGAAGATCCGTTAACGCCGCCGCCGGGCGTGGTCACCGTCAACATCGACCGTAGCACCGGGCAGTTGGCCAGTGGTGGCAGCAGCCGTCAGGAGTACTTCATAGAAGGAACTCAGCCGACGCAGCAAGCAGTACATGAAGTGGGCACGACGATCATTGATAATGGGGAAACGCACGAGCTGTTCTGA
- a CDS encoding PilN domain-containing protein — MAGVNFLPWRQYRRRRRVRFWMSVFIASLLLTGGVGLLWRASVAVELHGRALWQQADAALLASLKAGEKPLLARQEAWRREQVRKQRRQDTQAWQPRLLSLAANLPQNAWLTQLRWQQNQLTLSGFARSVRALGVLEQQLRSIAGFQLQPTGAMERDAQGRWQFHYQLNKENKDVPER; from the coding sequence ATGGCTGGCGTGAATTTTCTGCCCTGGCGGCAATACCGGCGGCGGCGCAGAGTGCGTTTCTGGATGAGCGTTTTTATCGCCAGCCTACTGCTGACAGGCGGCGTTGGCTTGCTTTGGCGAGCATCGGTAGCAGTCGAACTTCACGGGCGAGCTCTCTGGCAGCAAGCCGATGCTGCGTTGCTGGCCTCGCTGAAGGCGGGTGAAAAACCTTTGCTGGCGCGCCAAGAGGCGTGGCGCAGGGAGCAGGTTCGCAAACAGCGGCGGCAGGATACGCAGGCATGGCAGCCCCGCTTGCTTAGCCTGGCCGCAAATCTCCCGCAGAACGCCTGGCTGACGCAACTGCGCTGGCAGCAAAACCAATTGACGCTATCAGGCTTTGCCCGCTCAGTTCGGGCATTAGGTGTGCTTGAACAGCAACTGCGCAGCATCGCGGGGTTTCAGTTACAACCAACTGGCGCAATGGAGCGGGATGCACAGGGGCGCTGGCAATTTCACTACCAGCTTAATAAGGAGAACAAGGATGTCCCTGAACGCTGA
- a CDS encoding HofO family protein, translated as MSLNADFWFALSPWQRTACWLLSMICSLLLLWWLAISPLSAAQAQLIIQLRGQQAALQDQWRALRALFPPTESEPLPAAQPFSPLDFQETNRQLIRWQPGKNGGELVLETRWEPVTETFARLASYGMQVPAFSLAAGTDLLRFTLQLEHDDDR; from the coding sequence ATGTCCCTGAACGCTGATTTCTGGTTTGCGTTATCGCCGTGGCAACGTACGGCATGCTGGCTGCTCAGCATGATTTGCAGCTTGCTTTTGCTGTGGTGGTTAGCCATTTCTCCGCTTAGTGCGGCGCAGGCGCAGTTAATCATTCAGCTACGCGGGCAACAGGCCGCATTACAGGATCAGTGGCGCGCTCTACGTGCGTTATTCCCGCCAACAGAAAGCGAGCCCTTACCCGCCGCGCAGCCTTTTAGCCCTCTGGATTTTCAGGAGACCAACAGGCAACTCATCCGCTGGCAGCCTGGAAAAAATGGCGGAGAGCTGGTACTGGAAACTCGCTGGGAACCGGTGACAGAAACTTTTGCGCGCCTTGCCAGTTACGGCATGCAGGTTCCGGCATTTTCGCTGGCAGCTGGCACTGATTTGTTGCGTTTTACCCTGCAACTGGAGCATGACGATGATCGCTGA
- a CDS encoding HofP DNA utilization family protein → MIAERVVFACALCLLLSGMRDPFQPPPDTCQLAQLNQWQFHGMIQGKHAVGILRDASEHWHRVAAGELLPTGWRVVSFTVDELHISTGKDCIPAQWRWKREGTQNEKMDNGLHALRPAVRQHSDNAARHADR, encoded by the coding sequence ATGATCGCTGAACGCGTGGTTTTTGCCTGTGCGTTATGCCTGCTGTTGAGCGGAATGCGCGACCCTTTCCAACCACCGCCGGATACCTGCCAGCTCGCCCAACTGAATCAATGGCAGTTTCACGGCATGATTCAGGGCAAGCATGCGGTGGGCATATTGCGTGATGCCAGTGAACACTGGCATCGGGTCGCTGCGGGCGAGTTGTTGCCAACGGGCTGGCGCGTTGTTTCTTTCACCGTGGATGAACTGCACATTTCCACAGGTAAGGATTGCATCCCGGCGCAGTGGCGCTGGAAACGAGAAGGAACTCAGAATGAAAAAATGGATAACGGGCTTCATGCTCTTCGCCCTGCCGTACGCCAGCACAGCGACAACGCAGCTCGTCACGCTGACCGTTGA
- the hofQ gene encoding DNA uptake porin HofQ, which yields MKKWITGFMLFALPYASTATTQLVTLTVDDVPVVQVLQALAEIEKQNLVIQKDVSGTLSLHLTDVPWRQALQTVAESAGLTLSQKGTIWQVHSASWQQQKQAEQDARQARQKQNAPLQTRSIVLRYADAEELAKAGGKLLSPQGAITVDSRLNRLLIRDNKEGLATFEKWVVQMDLPVEQVELAAHIVTINEKSLRELGVKWGLAQSAETARGQINALSADLSVPDASTRVGFNIGSINARLLDLELSALEQKQQLEIIASPRLLASHRQPASIKQGSEIPYQVANGENNTSVEFREAVLGMEVTPTVLPDKRVRLKLRISQNMPGQVLQQSGGEALAIDKQEIETLVEVKSGDTLALGGIFSQKRTTDKNQIPGLGSLPGIGRLFRQDGKDSERRELVVFITPRLAAVH from the coding sequence ATGAAAAAATGGATAACGGGCTTCATGCTCTTCGCCCTGCCGTACGCCAGCACAGCGACAACGCAGCTCGTCACGCTGACCGTTGATGATGTGCCGGTTGTACAGGTGCTACAGGCGCTGGCCGAGATTGAAAAGCAAAATCTGGTGATCCAGAAAGACGTCAGCGGCACGTTGTCGCTGCACTTAACCGATGTTCCCTGGCGGCAGGCGTTGCAAACCGTGGCAGAAAGCGCCGGGTTAACGCTTAGCCAGAAGGGGACAATCTGGCAGGTTCACTCCGCGTCGTGGCAGCAACAAAAACAGGCAGAGCAGGATGCCCGGCAGGCCCGACAAAAACAGAATGCCCCGCTGCAAACGCGCAGCATCGTGTTGCGCTATGCGGACGCCGAAGAGCTGGCAAAAGCGGGAGGAAAACTGCTTAGCCCGCAAGGCGCCATAACCGTGGACTCGCGGCTTAACCGCTTGCTGATCCGGGATAATAAAGAGGGGCTGGCAACATTCGAAAAATGGGTGGTGCAAATGGATTTACCGGTCGAACAGGTTGAGCTGGCGGCGCATATTGTCACCATCAATGAAAAAAGCCTGCGCGAGCTGGGTGTTAAATGGGGGCTGGCGCAGAGCGCCGAAACAGCGCGGGGGCAGATAAACGCATTATCTGCGGACCTCTCTGTTCCCGATGCCAGTACGCGCGTGGGGTTCAATATCGGCAGTATTAATGCCCGCTTACTCGATTTGGAGCTTTCCGCGCTGGAGCAAAAGCAGCAGTTGGAAATTATCGCCAGTCCACGTCTGCTGGCTTCACACCGGCAGCCAGCCAGCATCAAACAGGGGAGCGAAATTCCTTATCAGGTTGCCAACGGCGAAAATAATACCTCGGTCGAATTTCGCGAGGCTGTGCTGGGGATGGAAGTGACGCCAACTGTGCTGCCTGATAAACGCGTTCGCCTGAAGCTGCGTATCAGTCAGAATATGCCTGGCCAGGTGCTGCAACAGTCCGGAGGGGAGGCCCTGGCGATTGATAAACAGGAAATTGAAACGTTGGTGGAGGTTAAAAGCGGCGACACGCTGGCGCTTGGCGGAATTTTTTCGCAAAAGCGCACCACGGATAAAAACCAAATTCCGGGGCTTGGGTCTCTGCCTGGCATTGGCCGGCTATTCCGTCAGGATGGGAAGGATAGCGAACGGCGAGAGCTGGTCGTATTTATTACCCCCAGGTTGGCTGCGGTACATTAA
- the aroK gene encoding shikimate kinase AroK, with the protein MAEKRNIFLVGPMGAGKSTIGRQLAQQLNMEFYDSDQEIEKRTGADVGWVFDVEGEEGFRDREEKIINELTEKQGIVLATGGGSVKSRETRNRLSARGVVVYLETTIEKQLARTQRDKKRPLLQVDAPPREVLEALADERNPLYEEIADVTIRTDDQSAKVVANQIIHMLESN; encoded by the coding sequence ATGGCAGAGAAACGCAATATCTTTCTGGTTGGGCCTATGGGTGCCGGCAAAAGCACTATTGGGCGTCAGTTAGCTCAACAACTCAATATGGAATTTTACGATTCTGATCAAGAGATTGAGAAACGAACCGGAGCTGATGTGGGCTGGGTCTTCGATGTTGAAGGTGAAGAAGGTTTCCGCGATCGCGAAGAAAAAATCATCAATGAGCTGACGGAAAAACAGGGCATCGTTTTGGCGACTGGCGGTGGTTCTGTGAAATCTCGCGAAACCCGTAATCGTCTCTCCGCCCGTGGCGTAGTGGTGTATCTGGAAACCACTATCGAAAAGCAATTGGCTCGCACTCAACGTGATAAAAAACGCCCGCTTCTGCAAGTGGACGCACCACCGCGTGAAGTACTGGAAGCACTGGCTGACGAACGTAATCCTCTGTACGAAGAGATTGCAGACGTGACCATTCGCACTGACGACCAGAGCGCTAAAGTGGTCGCAAACCAGATTATCCATATGCTGGAAAGCAACTAA
- the aroB gene encoding 3-dehydroquinate synthase — translation MERITVTLGERSYPITIAAGLFNDPASFSPLKSGDQVMLVTNETLAPLYLDKVRHVLEQAGVKVDSVILPDGEQYKSLTVMDTVFTALLQKPHGRDTTLVALGGGVIGDLTGFAAASYQRGVRFIQVPTTLLSQVDSSVGGKTAVNHPLGKNMIGAFYQPASVVIDLDCLATLPARELSSGLAEVIKYGIILDGEFFDWLEQNMDALLRLDGPAMAYCIRRCCELKAEVVAADERETGLRALLNLGHTFGHAIEAEMGYGNWLHGEAVAAGMVMAAHASERLGQFSKADTQRIKVLLKRAGLPVQGPHEMAAEAYLPHMMRDKKVLAGEMRLVLPLAIGKSEVRGGVSHDVVLGAIADCQQA, via the coding sequence ATGGAGAGGATCACAGTCACTCTCGGGGAACGTAGTTACCCTATCACCATCGCGGCTGGTTTGTTTAACGATCCAGCTTCCTTCTCGCCTCTGAAGTCTGGTGATCAGGTGATGCTGGTCACTAATGAAACACTGGCTCCGCTCTATCTTGATAAGGTCCGCCACGTTCTTGAACAGGCTGGCGTGAAGGTCGATAGCGTGATTCTTCCCGACGGCGAGCAATATAAAAGCCTGACGGTGATGGATACCGTATTTACTGCTTTGTTGCAAAAACCACATGGGCGTGACACGACGCTGGTTGCCCTGGGTGGCGGCGTAATCGGTGATTTAACCGGTTTTGCAGCGGCCAGCTATCAGCGCGGCGTACGCTTTATTCAGGTTCCAACCACGCTTCTGTCTCAGGTTGATTCCTCCGTTGGCGGTAAAACGGCAGTAAACCACCCCCTTGGCAAAAACATGATCGGCGCGTTCTACCAGCCAGCGTCTGTCGTTATTGACCTTGATTGCCTCGCAACCCTTCCGGCCCGTGAACTCTCCTCCGGTCTCGCGGAAGTGATCAAATACGGCATTATTCTTGACGGTGAGTTCTTTGACTGGCTGGAACAGAATATGGATGCGCTTCTGCGTCTCGACGGTCCGGCGATGGCATACTGCATCCGGCGTTGCTGTGAGCTGAAAGCTGAAGTTGTCGCTGCCGATGAGCGGGAAACCGGCTTACGTGCTTTACTGAATCTGGGGCATACCTTCGGCCATGCTATTGAAGCGGAAATGGGCTACGGTAACTGGCTGCACGGTGAAGCTGTCGCGGCTGGCATGGTGATGGCGGCACATGCTTCTGAGCGTCTTGGTCAGTTCAGCAAAGCAGACACGCAGCGTATCAAAGTGCTGCTCAAGCGTGCTGGCTTGCCAGTGCAGGGGCCGCATGAAATGGCGGCTGAAGCCTATCTGCCACATATGATGCGCGATAAAAAAGTGCTGGCGGGGGAAATGCGCTTAGTGCTCCCGTTGGCAATAGGGAAGAGTGAAGTCCGCGGCGGAGTGTCGCACGACGTAGTACTTGGCGCTATTGCTGATTGTCAGCAGGCGTAA
- the damX gene encoding cell division protein DamX encodes MDEYKPEDELKTDPSDRRTGRSRQSSDRVDEPQINFDDIDLDADDRRPSRTRRARDEREEEGYDEEEDALDEEREERRPRKRKKAAAAKPASRQYMMMGIGVLVLLLLIIGIGSALKSPAPSTANEQNAPVEKNIDLSGNNGSADSSAAANQANNAQPAAGTSPAQQPAGNAPAPQDVTLPPISSTPSQGESPATPAGQQRVEVQGDLNTALSQPQSQSQIDNAVSSTLPTEPATVAPVHNGNARQTTENHPSATRPERKQMVIEPKPVVKAPVAKAESKPVAQPPKRTETAITAPVKAPATTTTAATAEPVQQPKATAPAANAASSAPAASSAVSTGNVGALKSAPGSHYTLQLSSSSNYNNLNSWAKKENLKNFVVYQTTRNGQPWYVLVSGVYASKDDAKRAVATLPTDVQAKNPWAKPLHQVQADLK; translated from the coding sequence ATGGATGAATACAAACCAGAAGACGAGCTGAAAACCGATCCCAGCGATCGTCGTACTGGTCGTTCTCGTCAATCTTCCGATCGTGTCGATGAACCGCAGATCAATTTCGATGATATTGATCTCGATGCCGACGACCGCCGTCCTTCGCGTACCCGCCGGGCGCGTGATGAGCGCGAAGAAGAGGGCTACGACGAAGAAGAAGATGCTCTGGACGAAGAGCGTGAAGAACGTCGTCCGCGCAAGCGTAAGAAAGCGGCTGCCGCGAAACCTGCTTCGCGCCAGTACATGATGATGGGCATTGGCGTTCTGGTGCTACTGTTGCTCATTATCGGTATCGGTTCTGCGTTGAAATCCCCTGCGCCTTCCACGGCCAATGAACAGAATGCTCCGGTAGAGAAGAATATCGATCTCTCCGGTAACAATGGCAGTGCGGATAGCTCCGCCGCCGCTAACCAGGCGAATAACGCGCAGCCCGCTGCCGGCACATCGCCAGCCCAGCAACCTGCTGGCAATGCACCGGCACCGCAGGATGTTACCTTACCGCCGATCTCCTCGACGCCCTCTCAGGGTGAATCGCCTGCAACGCCTGCGGGACAGCAGCGTGTGGAAGTTCAGGGCGATCTGAACACCGCGCTGTCGCAGCCGCAAAGCCAGTCGCAGATTGACAATGCGGTCAGCTCCACGTTGCCAACAGAACCTGCAACGGTAGCGCCTGTGCATAACGGCAACGCGCGGCAGACGACAGAAAATCATCCGTCTGCAACTCGCCCTGAGCGTAAACAGATGGTGATTGAGCCAAAACCGGTCGTTAAAGCACCGGTCGCGAAAGCCGAGTCAAAACCGGTTGCCCAGCCGCCAAAACGCACTGAGACTGCTATAACGGCTCCGGTGAAAGCACCTGCGACAACGACAACGGCCGCGACTGCTGAGCCGGTACAACAGCCGAAGGCCACCGCGCCAGCGGCCAATGCCGCATCTTCCGCACCTGCTGCAAGCAGCGCAGTCTCAACCGGGAATGTTGGCGCGCTGAAATCGGCTCCGGGCAGTCATTACACGCTGCAACTTAGCAGTTCATCGAATTACAACAACCTGAATTCGTGGGCGAAGAAAGAAAATCTTAAAAACTTCGTGGTTTATCAGACGACGCGTAACGGCCAGCCGTGGTATGTGCTGGTAAGCGGCGTGTATGCATCAAAAGATGATGCAAAACGCGCAGTTGCTACGCTTCCCACT